One genomic window of Hymenobacter sp. J193 includes the following:
- a CDS encoding phasin family protein, translated as MEDLFKKVINAGVGFVSLTTDRVQTTIDKLVQDSKLSEQEGRKIMDDLKKNADTKRKEFEKQISGVASKVLKGVGVAPNSDLEDLKRTVKGSKSSATSSKSAAASSTSSAGKKAAAAKAAAGSTASKAAGTVKKAADKTSAAAGKTQKSAAATAGAAKKTSEGSSEASAS; from the coding sequence ATGGAAGATCTGTTTAAAAAGGTCATCAACGCCGGCGTCGGCTTTGTTTCGCTCACCACCGACCGGGTGCAAACCACCATCGACAAGCTGGTGCAGGACAGCAAGCTGTCGGAGCAGGAAGGCCGCAAGATCATGGACGACCTGAAGAAAAACGCCGACACCAAGCGCAAAGAGTTTGAAAAGCAGATTTCGGGCGTGGCCTCCAAAGTGCTGAAAGGCGTGGGCGTGGCCCCCAACTCCGACCTGGAAGACCTGAAGCGCACCGTGAAAGGCAGCAAGTCGTCGGCTACTTCCTCTAAATCGGCTGCTGCTTCGTCCACCTCTTCGGCCGGCAAGAAAGCTGCTGCGGCTAAGGCTGCCGCTGGCAGCACGGCCAGTAAAGCCGCCGGTACCGTGAAGAAAGCCGCTGACAAAACCAGCGCCGCCGCGGGCAAAACGCAGAAATCGGCCGCTGCTACGGCAGGTGCCGCCAAGAAAACTTCGGAAGGCAGCAGCGAGGCCTCTGCTTCGTAA
- a CDS encoding alpha/beta hydrolase, with translation MPSTQHLLLKQLLTAATPALASSRPRLAHVRLAAEFGALLQFIPWNVFLEDVDLDGMAAEWIRPAHADESRVLLYLHGGGYVLGSLNTHRGLIGSLAQRCGLPAFTIDYRKAPEYPFPAALEDALLAYRWLRAEGYPAENIIVAGDSAGGGLALALTLALREAGEALPAAVMGLSPWTDLVLPEKVLREVCEQETQLLEALQIRDWGTHYAGNTPLTHPLVSPGQAELRGLPPLLIQLSDAEVLCDDGLGFVEKARRAGVPVTLQSYQGLVHWWHLFWRVLPEARQALDDAAGFVRGVWAAQAAAADAVRRAGQRVGRNTAASARLRAHG, from the coding sequence ATGCCCTCCACCCAACATCTGCTGCTCAAACAGCTCCTCACGGCGGCCACGCCCGCGCTGGCTTCCTCGCGCCCACGCTTGGCCCACGTGCGCCTGGCCGCCGAGTTCGGCGCTTTGCTGCAGTTCATACCTTGGAACGTGTTTCTGGAAGATGTAGACCTGGATGGCATGGCCGCTGAGTGGATTCGCCCGGCCCACGCCGATGAAAGCCGGGTGCTGCTGTACCTGCACGGCGGCGGCTATGTGCTGGGTTCCCTCAACACGCACCGCGGCCTCATTGGCTCCCTGGCCCAGCGTTGCGGGCTGCCGGCCTTCACCATCGACTACCGCAAAGCCCCCGAGTACCCGTTTCCGGCCGCGCTGGAAGATGCCCTGCTGGCTTACCGCTGGCTGCGGGCCGAAGGCTACCCCGCCGAAAACATTATAGTGGCCGGCGACTCGGCCGGGGGCGGGCTGGCCCTGGCTCTGACGCTGGCTTTGCGCGAGGCAGGTGAAGCCCTGCCCGCCGCCGTCATGGGCCTTTCGCCCTGGACGGACTTGGTACTGCCGGAAAAAGTGCTGCGCGAGGTGTGCGAGCAGGAAACCCAGCTGCTGGAGGCGCTGCAGATTCGTGACTGGGGCACGCACTACGCCGGCAATACCCCGCTCACGCACCCGCTGGTGTCGCCGGGCCAGGCTGAGCTACGCGGTTTGCCGCCCTTGCTTATTCAGCTTTCCGACGCCGAGGTGCTCTGCGACGACGGCCTGGGTTTCGTAGAAAAGGCCCGCCGGGCCGGGGTACCCGTTACGCTGCAAAGCTACCAGGGACTGGTGCACTGGTGGCATTTGTTTTGGCGGGTGCTGCCCGAGGCGCGTCAGGCCCTGGACGACGCGGCGGGTTTCGTGCGCGGCGTATGGGCAGCCCAGGCCGCAGCGGCTGATGCCGTGCGCCGGGCCGGGCAGCGGGTAGGGCGCAATACCGCCGCCAGCGCACGACTGCGGGCACACGGGTGA
- a CDS encoding aspartyl protease family protein: MVAGQVAGQANTSFSLSKPRARHTIIPFQLQRNLIIVQAKLNGSGPYNFMLDTGVGVSLLTDPYLQAELRLKAGPRFQVMGVGEETALEAYISDSVRVEVGGIVAPVMSLMVLSDDVLDLSSYVGMPIHGILGADVFRSLVIELRPTESRLFAYDPTRYRAPHGRRWATMPLSMEGSKSYITTSVALTDSLQLPLKLVLDTGAGHALSIETGSDSRLQVPQKRLRSQLGRGLSGFINGYLGRVSSLQLGRYHIPNMLTSFPDNSEVYQRTNSERNGNLGFELLKRFTVIIDYPHNRLLLKPNELYKDPFEHDMCGLELLATGEDYRTYIILKIQPDSPAALAKLAPGDQLVSVNLLPANALSLTQISRLLHSNDGRQVLLLVRRPDGELHSARIQLKRQI, from the coding sequence TTGGTCGCTGGCCAGGTTGCCGGGCAGGCCAATACGTCGTTTTCCTTAAGCAAGCCCCGGGCCCGGCACACCATTATCCCGTTTCAGCTGCAGCGTAATCTGATTATCGTACAGGCGAAGCTGAACGGCAGCGGCCCCTACAACTTTATGCTCGATACGGGGGTAGGCGTGAGTCTGCTGACGGACCCCTATCTGCAGGCCGAGCTGCGCCTGAAAGCCGGCCCGCGCTTTCAGGTGATGGGCGTGGGCGAAGAAACTGCGCTGGAAGCGTATATATCCGATAGCGTACGGGTGGAAGTAGGAGGAATTGTGGCTCCGGTTATGTCCCTCATGGTGCTGTCGGATGATGTGCTGGACCTTTCCAGCTACGTGGGCATGCCCATTCACGGTATTCTGGGGGCCGATGTTTTCCGCAGCCTCGTTATAGAGTTACGGCCCACCGAGTCGCGGCTGTTTGCCTATGATCCTACCCGCTACCGCGCCCCGCACGGCCGCCGCTGGGCCACCATGCCACTGTCGATGGAAGGCAGTAAGTCGTACATCACCACCAGCGTGGCCCTTACCGACTCCCTGCAGCTGCCCCTGAAGCTGGTGCTCGACACCGGGGCGGGCCACGCGCTGTCCATCGAAACCGGTTCCGATTCGCGTCTGCAAGTGCCGCAGAAGCGCCTCCGCTCCCAGCTGGGGCGGGGCCTGAGCGGGTTTATCAACGGCTATCTGGGCCGCGTCTCCAGCCTGCAGCTCGGGCGCTATCATATCCCCAACATGCTCACCTCATTTCCCGACAATTCTGAGGTGTACCAGCGCACCAACTCCGAGCGCAACGGCAACCTGGGGTTCGAGCTGCTCAAACGCTTCACCGTCATTATCGACTACCCGCACAACCGGCTGCTGCTAAAGCCCAATGAGCTGTACAAAGACCCGTTTGAGCATGATATGTGCGGCCTGGAGCTGCTGGCCACCGGCGAGGACTACCGCACCTACATCATCCTGAAGATACAGCCCGATTCCCCCGCGGCTTTAGCCAAGCTGGCTCCCGGCGACCAACTGGTTTCCGTGAACCTGTTGCCTGCCAATGCATTGTCTCTAACCCAGATCAGCCGGTTGCTGCACTCAAACGATGGCCGGCAGGTGCTACTCCTGGTGCGCCGGCCCGATGGGGAATTGCACTCGGCCAGAATTCAGCTGAAGCGGCAGATATGA
- a CDS encoding o-succinylbenzoate synthase, which yields MALHLHYSHRALRFNFPARTSRGALTEHVAWYLHLTEAARPGQLGLGEAAPLAGLSPDFRPDIEDRLRRLCQAFNAAGFASAAEPDIEQLLEPEWPALRFGLETALLDWQHRGRRQLFDNAFSRGEAGIPINGLVWMGDADFMRAQIRQKLTEGYGCLKLKIGGIDFAAELELLRLIRHEAGPAELTLRVDANGAFAPAEAPSKLDQLAAFDLHSIEQPIRAGQWEALAALCRSSPVPIALDEELIGVTEPARQLQLLQVVQPAYLVLKPTLVGGLAATSQWLALAQEHGIGWWLTSALESNVGLNAISQFTAQQNTGAMPQGLGTGQLYHNNVAAPLRIEAGRLWYEPRGVWELPA from the coding sequence ATGGCTCTGCACCTGCACTACTCGCACCGCGCGCTGCGGTTCAACTTTCCGGCCCGTACGTCCCGCGGGGCCCTCACCGAGCACGTGGCCTGGTACCTGCACCTGACCGAAGCCGCCCGGCCCGGCCAGCTTGGCCTGGGCGAAGCTGCGCCTTTAGCTGGCCTCAGCCCCGACTTCCGGCCCGACATTGAAGACCGTTTGCGGCGGCTTTGCCAGGCGTTCAACGCGGCCGGCTTTGCTTCCGCTGCTGAACCCGATATCGAACAACTGCTGGAGCCCGAGTGGCCTGCCTTGCGCTTCGGCCTCGAAACGGCCTTGCTCGACTGGCAGCACCGGGGCCGCCGTCAGCTGTTCGACAACGCCTTCAGCCGGGGCGAAGCAGGTATTCCTATCAACGGGCTGGTGTGGATGGGCGACGCTGACTTCATGCGCGCCCAGATCCGCCAGAAGCTCACCGAAGGCTACGGCTGCCTGAAGCTGAAAATCGGGGGCATCGACTTTGCCGCCGAGCTGGAGCTGCTACGCCTGATCCGCCACGAAGCCGGCCCCGCCGAGCTGACCTTGCGCGTGGACGCCAACGGCGCTTTCGCCCCCGCCGAAGCGCCGTCCAAGCTCGACCAGCTGGCCGCTTTCGACCTGCACTCCATCGAGCAGCCCATCCGCGCCGGGCAGTGGGAGGCGCTGGCCGCGCTGTGCCGCAGCTCGCCGGTGCCGATTGCCCTGGACGAGGAGCTGATTGGCGTAACCGAACCGGCCCGGCAGCTGCAGCTGCTGCAGGTGGTGCAGCCCGCCTACCTCGTGCTCAAGCCTACGCTGGTCGGCGGACTGGCGGCTACCAGCCAGTGGCTGGCCCTGGCCCAGGAGCACGGCATCGGCTGGTGGCTGACTTCGGCCCTGGAATCCAACGTGGGGTTGAACGCCATCAGCCAGTTCACCGCCCAACAAAATACCGGCGCCATGCCCCAGGGCCTGGGCACCGGCCAGCTGTATCACAACAACGTGGCGGCCCCGCTCCGCATTGAGGCGGGCCGCCTGTGGTACGAGCCCCGGGGAGTTTGGGAATTACCGGCGTAG
- the egtB gene encoding ergothioneine biosynthesis protein EgtB, which produces MPELAAVSALPSAALAARYAQVRQQTEAICRPLLPEDTVVQPIIDVSPPKWHLAHTTWFFETFILQEYQPGYAVHHPDYAFLFNSYYNSLGSRVNRADRGTLSRPALADVYAYRAAVDAAVRRLLQDRADELPAVFHEVFELGLQHEQQHQELLITDIKYILSTSPLAPSYFNEGLSSSASEGKPADDNSSFPKASWLAVPGGVHTIGLQEDGFSFDNELPAHQVYVTDFELQNRLVTNAEFLKFVEAGGYQDFRYWMGEGWDLAQREQWQAPLYWVADAAGWQRFTMRGLQPLELNAPVTHLSFYEADAYAQWAGARLPTEAEWEIAARFFQPDAAEENFQESNLFDTCPLPADADPTRCHQLLGDAWEWTYSAYHAYPGYARAAGALGEYNGKFMVNQLVLRGGSCATPASHIRLSYRNFFHADKRWQFTGLRLARSRR; this is translated from the coding sequence ATGCCTGAGCTTGCCGCCGTTTCTGCCCTGCCTTCCGCTGCCCTTGCCGCCCGCTACGCGCAGGTGCGGCAGCAAACCGAGGCCATCTGCCGGCCGCTGCTGCCCGAGGACACCGTGGTGCAGCCCATCATCGACGTGAGCCCGCCGAAGTGGCACCTAGCGCACACCACCTGGTTTTTCGAAACGTTTATTCTGCAGGAATACCAGCCCGGCTACGCGGTGCACCACCCCGACTACGCCTTCCTGTTCAACTCTTACTACAACTCCCTGGGCTCCCGCGTGAACCGCGCCGACCGGGGCACCCTCTCGCGGCCCGCGCTGGCCGATGTGTATGCCTACCGCGCCGCCGTGGACGCCGCCGTGCGCCGCCTGCTGCAGGACCGTGCCGACGAGCTGCCGGCCGTTTTCCACGAGGTATTTGAGCTGGGTTTGCAGCACGAGCAGCAGCACCAGGAGCTGCTCATCACCGACATCAAATATATTCTCAGCACCAGCCCCCTGGCTCCCAGCTATTTCAATGAGGGACTGTCTTCCTCTGCTTCCGAGGGGAAACCCGCTGATGATAACTCCTCATTTCCCAAAGCGTCCTGGCTGGCGGTGCCGGGCGGGGTGCACACCATCGGCCTACAGGAAGACGGATTCAGCTTCGACAATGAGCTGCCGGCCCACCAGGTGTACGTGACCGATTTCGAGTTGCAGAACCGGCTGGTAACCAACGCCGAATTCCTGAAGTTTGTGGAGGCCGGCGGCTACCAGGACTTCCGGTACTGGATGGGCGAAGGCTGGGATCTGGCCCAGCGTGAGCAGTGGCAGGCTCCGCTGTACTGGGTGGCAGATGCGGCGGGCTGGCAGCGCTTCACTATGCGCGGCCTGCAGCCTCTGGAGCTGAACGCGCCCGTCACCCACCTGAGCTTTTACGAAGCCGACGCCTACGCCCAGTGGGCCGGGGCGCGGCTGCCCACCGAAGCCGAGTGGGAAATTGCCGCCCGCTTTTTTCAGCCGGATGCTGCCGAAGAGAATTTCCAGGAAAGCAACCTCTTCGACACCTGTCCGCTGCCCGCCGATGCCGACCCCACGCGCTGCCACCAGCTGCTGGGCGACGCCTGGGAGTGGACGTACTCTGCCTACCACGCCTACCCCGGCTACGCCCGTGCGGCCGGGGCCCTGGGCGAGTACAACGGCAAGTTCATGGTAAATCAGCTGGTGCTGCGCGGAGGTTCCTGCGCCACGCCGGCCAGCCACATCCGCCTGAGCTACCGCAACTTCTTCCACGCCGATAAGCGCTGGCAGTTCACCGGCCTGCGCCTGGCCCGCTCCAGAAGGTAA
- a CDS encoding L-histidine N(alpha)-methyltransferase: protein MTHSSGAVRSYLVSRRAQTVQFADGGFNCEFAAWEVIHTENSYKFTRPQIEALARPAGLRVQHFFTDAWQYFADVVLMPHG, encoded by the coding sequence ATGACCCACTCCAGTGGGGCCGTGCGCTCCTACCTCGTCAGCCGCCGCGCCCAGACGGTGCAGTTTGCCGACGGCGGTTTCAACTGCGAGTTTGCGGCCTGGGAAGTTATTCACACCGAAAACTCCTACAAGTTTACCCGCCCGCAGATTGAGGCGCTGGCGCGTCCGGCCGGCCTGCGGGTGCAGCACTTCTTTACCGATGCCTGGCAGTACTTTGCCGATGTGGTGCTGATGCCGCATGGCTGA
- a CDS encoding pyridoxal phosphate-dependent aminotransferase, with amino-acid sequence MNSPSLISLASGYVSFPTPTVVTEQLQAALSRPTAFGSPVAGLPELRMALASRYPNVAPEQVLVTPGAKAALFTLLRTVLQPGDEVLLPTPSWFGFDELVRQAGGTLRLLPLSPDNNYALEPAAVAQALTPRTRVFLFSNPNNPTGRIYSAPELEAVLAVLATRPEVLVVSDEIYERISFGAPVPSLLDFPDPDRRHVLVHGFSKSLGLVGWGVGYLIAPPALAAACTHWQHMTSGAVAVPSQLAALAATEAADAIAAELIAELAPRRCQLLTGLTALGLPCASTEGTYYAFPDLRAYLDPILPPAEASASLVKHLRAGGVEVVDGGTCHAPGYARLSCAVPEPELTTALGRLSQVLATLRPD; translated from the coding sequence ATGAATTCTCCTTCGCTTATTTCGCTGGCTTCCGGGTACGTTTCGTTTCCCACCCCGACTGTGGTGACGGAGCAGCTGCAAGCCGCCCTAAGTCGGCCGACAGCTTTTGGAAGTCCGGTGGCGGGCTTGCCGGAGCTGCGCATGGCCCTGGCCAGCCGCTACCCAAACGTGGCGCCCGAGCAGGTGCTCGTTACGCCCGGGGCAAAGGCGGCCCTCTTCACCCTCCTGCGCACCGTGCTGCAGCCCGGCGACGAGGTGCTGCTGCCCACGCCCAGCTGGTTTGGCTTTGATGAGCTGGTGCGGCAGGCTGGCGGCACGTTGCGCCTGCTACCGCTGAGCCCGGACAACAACTACGCCCTGGAGCCTGCCGCGGTGGCGCAGGCTCTCACCCCTCGCACCCGGGTCTTTTTGTTTTCGAATCCCAACAACCCCACCGGCCGCATCTATTCCGCGCCTGAGCTGGAAGCTGTGCTGGCCGTATTGGCCACCCGCCCCGAAGTGCTGGTCGTAAGCGACGAAATCTACGAGCGGATATCCTTTGGTGCTCCGGTACCTTCCCTGCTTGATTTTCCCGACCCCGACCGGCGGCATGTGCTGGTGCATGGCTTCTCCAAGTCGCTGGGGCTGGTAGGCTGGGGCGTGGGCTACCTTATAGCGCCACCGGCCCTGGCCGCCGCCTGCACGCACTGGCAGCACATGACCTCGGGTGCCGTGGCCGTACCCAGTCAGCTGGCGGCTCTGGCCGCCACCGAAGCGGCCGATGCTATTGCGGCTGAGCTGATAGCCGAGCTGGCTCCCCGGCGGTGTCAACTGTTGACTGGTCTCACGGCCTTGGGTTTGCCCTGTGCTTCCACTGAGGGCACCTACTACGCATTTCCCGATTTGCGCGCTTATCTGGACCCCATACTGCCACCGGCCGAGGCTTCGGCCTCTTTGGTGAAACACCTTCGGGCCGGAGGAGTGGAAGTGGTGGATGGCGGCACTTGTCACGCCCCGGGCTACGCCCGGCTTTCCTGCGCCGTACCGGAGCCAGAGCTAACCACGGCACTGGGCCGGCTAAGCCAAGTGCTGGCAACACTTCGGCCCGACTAG
- a CDS encoding MATE family efflux transporter, whose product MSLASLRPHFKPTLLLAYPVVISQLGHVLVNVCDSMVVGQLGIVPLAAVSLGVSVSTVVLVFGLGLSMGITPLVAAADGQRDVARIGQLLVNGVLLCTLAGVVLALAGLVVPWGLQFLRQPAAVVELAAPWVRIMFMSLLPLMVFQGFRQFAEGLGLTRQAMYLSVLANVLNALLCYALVFGNWGAPRMGMVGSAWATLISRVLMAILMATYVLRARRLQPYRAAVGAWRPSGAVLRKLTDLGAPIGVQMMFEVGAFSVSAIMIGWLGATALAAHQIAINVASVTYMAASGIAAAATIRVGRQRGLGNALGSRHAGYTAYLLTFAFMSGMGLVLVFGRFFIPTLYNHNPEVVGQAASLLLIAALFQISDGVQVVGLGALRGLEDVKWPSVVALLAYWAVALPLGYVLGFVFKLGAMGVWTGLLTGLSLVAGVLLWRFNRFSAVTVNEPTTVLR is encoded by the coding sequence ATGTCGCTTGCTTCTCTCCGCCCGCATTTCAAACCCACTCTTTTACTGGCTTACCCGGTCGTTATCAGTCAGCTGGGGCACGTGCTCGTGAACGTGTGCGACAGTATGGTGGTGGGTCAGCTGGGCATCGTTCCGCTGGCGGCCGTGTCGTTGGGCGTGAGCGTGAGTACGGTGGTGCTGGTGTTTGGCCTGGGTTTGTCGATGGGCATTACGCCGCTGGTAGCCGCCGCCGACGGCCAGCGCGACGTGGCCCGCATCGGGCAGTTGCTCGTGAATGGCGTGCTGCTGTGCACGCTGGCGGGCGTGGTGCTGGCACTGGCGGGGCTGGTGGTGCCGTGGGGGCTGCAGTTTCTGCGGCAGCCAGCAGCCGTAGTGGAGCTGGCCGCCCCGTGGGTGCGCATCATGTTTATGTCGCTGCTGCCGCTGATGGTGTTTCAGGGTTTCCGACAGTTTGCCGAAGGGCTGGGCCTCACCCGCCAGGCTATGTATTTATCGGTGCTGGCCAATGTGCTCAATGCCCTGCTGTGCTATGCTTTGGTATTCGGCAACTGGGGTGCCCCGCGTATGGGCATGGTGGGCTCGGCCTGGGCCACGCTCATTTCCCGGGTGCTGATGGCTATTCTGATGGCTACCTACGTGCTGCGGGCCCGACGTCTGCAGCCTTACCGCGCGGCGGTGGGAGCCTGGCGGCCTTCCGGGGCCGTGCTGCGCAAGCTCACCGACCTTGGGGCTCCTATTGGGGTGCAGATGATGTTTGAAGTAGGCGCCTTCAGCGTGTCCGCCATCATGATTGGCTGGCTGGGCGCTACCGCGCTGGCTGCCCATCAGATTGCCATCAACGTGGCCTCGGTTACCTACATGGCGGCCAGCGGCATTGCGGCGGCAGCTACCATCCGGGTGGGGCGGCAGCGCGGGCTGGGTAACGCGTTGGGCAGCCGCCACGCGGGCTACACGGCCTACCTGCTCACGTTTGCTTTCATGAGCGGCATGGGGCTCGTGCTTGTTTTCGGCCGATTCTTTATTCCCACGCTCTACAATCACAACCCCGAAGTGGTAGGGCAGGCGGCTTCCCTGTTGCTCATTGCGGCGCTGTTTCAGATATCGGATGGGGTGCAGGTGGTGGGGCTAGGCGCATTGCGCGGGTTGGAGGACGTGAAGTGGCCCTCGGTGGTAGCGCTGCTGGCGTACTGGGCCGTGGCGCTGCCGCTGGGCTACGTACTGGGTTTTGTATTTAAGCTGGGCGCCATGGGCGTTTGGACGGGGCTGCTCACGGGCCTTTCGCTGGTGGCTGGCGTGCTGCTGTGGCGTTTCAACCGCTTTAGTGCCGTAACAGTGAACGAACCCACGACCGTGCTGCGTTAG
- a CDS encoding DUF922 domain-containing Zn-dependent protease yields MLLSLISVLPLWLNWLSPAAINPPVAATLAPAPALAWSASRPLSWADFQARPGAPANLAALTSANISVNVGCTDFKFNAAVKAVFTPTESWVREPGKARPELLRHEQVHFDLTEVHARQMRQKLALMQFDCDKLQPALNNYTKVAFLAWQREEARYDQETNHGLNAERQQQWAAAVQQRLEKLSAYALSE; encoded by the coding sequence ATGCTGCTTTCCTTGATTTCCGTGCTGCCGCTGTGGTTGAACTGGTTGAGCCCAGCGGCCATTAACCCGCCGGTGGCTGCTACGCTGGCTCCAGCTCCTGCCCTGGCGTGGTCGGCCAGCCGGCCGCTGAGCTGGGCCGACTTTCAGGCCCGGCCCGGCGCACCCGCCAACCTGGCGGCCCTCACCTCGGCCAATATTAGCGTCAACGTTGGCTGCACCGATTTCAAGTTCAACGCGGCCGTGAAAGCCGTATTTACGCCTACCGAATCCTGGGTGCGCGAGCCGGGCAAAGCTAGGCCCGAATTGCTGCGCCACGAGCAGGTACATTTCGACCTCACCGAAGTACACGCCCGGCAGATGCGCCAGAAGCTGGCCCTGATGCAGTTCGACTGCGACAAGCTGCAGCCGGCTCTGAACAACTACACCAAGGTGGCTTTTCTGGCCTGGCAGCGCGAAGAAGCCCGCTACGACCAGGAAACCAACCACGGCCTGAATGCCGAACGCCAGCAGCAGTGGGCCGCCGCAGTGCAGCAGCGCCTGGAGAAGCTCAGCGCCTACGCCCTGTCGGAGTAA
- a CDS encoding tRNA-binding protein — protein METTAGPLSWAEFERVELRVGTIVEAREFPEARKPAYQLLIDFGPEIGRKRSSAQITLRYQPQDLVGRQVVAVVNFPPRQIGPFMSEVLVTGFSDTDGAIVLIGPDTPVPNGQRLH, from the coding sequence ATGGAAACAACGGCTGGTCCGCTTAGCTGGGCGGAATTTGAACGCGTAGAGCTGCGCGTGGGCACTATTGTAGAGGCGCGGGAGTTTCCCGAGGCGCGCAAGCCGGCGTATCAGCTGCTGATTGATTTTGGGCCCGAAATCGGCCGCAAGCGCTCCAGCGCCCAGATTACCTTACGCTATCAGCCGCAGGACTTAGTAGGGCGGCAGGTGGTGGCCGTGGTCAATTTTCCGCCGCGCCAGATCGGGCCGTTTATGTCGGAGGTGCTGGTGACGGGCTTTTCGGATACTGATGGCGCCATCGTGCTCATCGGCCCCGATACGCCCGTGCCGAACGGGCAGCGGCTGCACTAG
- a CDS encoding DUF4296 domain-containing protein codes for MKLISVCAGVAFTLLAGCQRSEEIAPPQPLVPKPQMARLLTDLHLAEARVDASRLTTDSAQALYMQLQDSVLRRNQVGDSAFAKSYRYYTLHDKDLQEVYDLVLDSLTARGAKYRPPGAPAPSSPPPPGEIYRRGR; via the coding sequence GTGAAACTGATTTCCGTTTGTGCCGGCGTGGCTTTCACGCTGCTAGCTGGCTGCCAGCGCTCCGAAGAAATAGCGCCGCCCCAGCCGCTGGTGCCCAAGCCCCAAATGGCGCGCCTGCTAACCGACCTGCACTTGGCCGAAGCCCGGGTAGATGCCTCGCGCCTGACCACCGACTCGGCGCAGGCGCTGTATATGCAGCTGCAGGATAGTGTATTGCGGCGCAACCAGGTGGGCGACTCGGCTTTCGCTAAAAGCTACCGCTACTACACCCTGCACGACAAAGACCTGCAGGAAGTGTACGACCTGGTGCTGGACTCCCTCACGGCCCGGGGCGCCAAGTACCGGCCCCCCGGAGCGCCGGCGCCTTCTTCTCCACCCCCGCCCGGCGAAATATACCGGCGCGGCCGCTAG
- a CDS encoding DUF58 domain-containing protein, whose translation MKAAEATPLQQLIRKLRQFEIRIRHAVDAQLQGNFHSVFKGTGLEFDDVRLYQYGDEVRAIDWAVSSKGHGTFVKTYKEEREQQVLLLLDVSASQRVGAAGRRKIDVGREVCGLLALTAARQSAQLGILAFSDQKELYLPPGKGIRHAYALIKGLFDLTPRSPHTAVAAGIKQALGLIKRRSLVILLSDFIDTGYERELTMLARKHDLIVVQLLDQREREFPPLGIVPLLDQESGRTVWVNTSSAAFRARYRATYEQNREQIGQICRRHRTEFVSIATDADYVPQLVNLFRRRNQRSRG comes from the coding sequence ATGAAGGCCGCCGAAGCCACCCCACTGCAGCAGCTTATACGCAAGCTGCGCCAGTTCGAGATTCGCATTCGTCATGCCGTCGACGCGCAGCTGCAGGGCAACTTCCACTCCGTGTTCAAGGGCACGGGGCTGGAGTTCGACGACGTGCGCCTCTATCAGTACGGCGACGAGGTGCGGGCCATCGACTGGGCCGTATCCAGCAAGGGTCACGGTACCTTCGTGAAAACCTACAAGGAGGAGCGCGAACAGCAGGTGCTGCTGCTGCTGGATGTGAGTGCCTCCCAGCGCGTGGGCGCCGCCGGCCGCCGCAAGATTGACGTAGGCCGCGAAGTCTGCGGATTGCTGGCTCTCACGGCCGCCCGCCAGAGTGCTCAACTAGGCATATTGGCCTTTTCCGATCAGAAAGAGCTTTATCTGCCGCCGGGCAAAGGCATCCGGCATGCCTACGCCCTCATCAAAGGCCTATTCGACCTCACGCCCCGCTCCCCGCACACGGCCGTAGCGGCCGGCATCAAGCAGGCGCTGGGCCTTATCAAGCGCCGCAGCCTGGTTATTCTCTTATCCGATTTCATTGATACCGGCTACGAGCGGGAGCTGACGATGCTGGCCCGCAAGCACGACCTGATTGTGGTGCAGCTGCTCGACCAACGGGAGCGGGAGTTTCCGCCCCTGGGCATCGTGCCCCTGCTCGACCAGGAATCGGGCCGCACAGTTTGGGTAAATACGTCCTCGGCGGCCTTCCGGGCACGCTACCGGGCCACCTACGAGCAGAACCGGGAGCAGATCGGGCAGATTTGCCGCCGCCACCGCACCGAGTTCGTGTCCATTGCCACCGATGCTGACTACGTGCCGCAGCTAGTAAACCTGTTTCGGCGGCGCAACCAACGCAGCCGTGGGTAG